The proteins below come from a single Burkholderia humptydooensis genomic window:
- a CDS encoding YbaB/EbfC family nucleoid-associated protein, producing the protein MMKGQLAGLMKQAQQMQENMKKMQEQLALIEVEGQSGAGLVKVTMTCRNEVRRVSIDPSLLADDKDMLEDLVAAAFNDAVRKAEATSQEKMSGMTAGLPLPPGFKLPF; encoded by the coding sequence ATGATGAAAGGCCAACTCGCCGGGCTGATGAAGCAGGCCCAGCAGATGCAGGAAAACATGAAGAAGATGCAGGAGCAACTGGCCCTCATCGAAGTGGAAGGCCAGTCGGGCGCGGGGCTCGTCAAGGTGACGATGACCTGCCGCAACGAGGTGCGCCGCGTGTCGATCGATCCGAGCTTGCTCGCCGACGACAAGGACATGCTCGAGGACCTCGTCGCCGCGGCGTTCAACGACGCCGTGCGCAAGGCCGAGGCGACGTCGCAGGAGAAGATGAGCGGGATGACGGCGGGCCTGCCGCTGCCGCCCGGCTTCAAGCTGCCGTTCTGA
- the recR gene encoding recombination mediator RecR, giving the protein MSIKPPSALSELVEALRALPGVGPKSAQRIAYHLMQHDREGAERLGRSLLFATEHLRHCEKCNTFTQAPICEVCSDPERDPALLCVVETPADQIMLEQTMTYRGLYFVLMGRLSPLDGIGPKEIHFDRLVRRASDGVVKEVVLATNFTNEGEATAHYLGQTLKARGLAVTRLARGVPVGGELEYVDAGTIARAMLDRRTL; this is encoded by the coding sequence ATGAGCATCAAGCCGCCGTCCGCGCTGTCCGAGCTCGTCGAGGCGCTGCGCGCGCTGCCGGGCGTCGGGCCGAAATCCGCGCAGCGCATCGCGTACCACCTGATGCAGCACGATCGGGAGGGGGCCGAGCGCCTCGGGCGGTCGCTGCTGTTCGCGACCGAGCATCTGCGGCATTGCGAGAAGTGCAACACGTTCACGCAAGCGCCGATCTGCGAGGTCTGCAGCGATCCCGAGCGCGATCCGGCGCTGCTCTGCGTCGTCGAGACGCCCGCCGACCAGATCATGCTCGAGCAGACGATGACCTATCGCGGGCTGTACTTCGTGCTGATGGGGCGCCTGAGCCCGCTCGACGGCATCGGGCCGAAGGAGATCCATTTCGACCGGCTCGTGCGCCGCGCGTCCGACGGCGTCGTGAAGGAGGTCGTGCTCGCGACGAACTTCACGAACGAAGGCGAGGCGACCGCGCACTATCTCGGCCAGACGCTGAAGGCACGTGGCCTTGCCGTCACGCGGCTCGCGCGCGGCGTGCCGGTGGGCGGCGAGCTCGAATACGTCGACGCCGGCACGATCGCCCGCGCGATGCTCGATCGGCGCACGCTCTAG
- a CDS encoding CaiB/BaiF CoA transferase family protein, whose amino-acid sequence MSATPGPLAGVKVLELGTLIAGPFAARLLAEFGAQVIKIEDPNGGDPLRKWRKLYPEAGGTSLWWAVQARNKKSVTINLKSDEGKEIVRRLARDADIVVENFRPGLLEKLGLGYDVLSAGNPGLVMVRLSGYGQTGPYRDRPGFGAIAESMGGLRHITGYPELPPPRIGISIGDSIAALHGVIGALMALHHRNVNGGAGQVVDVALYEAVFNMMESVVPEYGVYGLVRERTGASLPGIVPSNTYPCRDGSVVIGGNSDPIFKRLMKAIGRDDLADDPALAHNDGRVPRTQEIDAALAEWLAGRTIDDALAVLNAADVPASRIYSVADMFADPQFVARQMIQRFKLADGAEIPLPSVTPKLSDTPGETRWLGPALGEHTDEVLGALGYDAQAIAALREKRAI is encoded by the coding sequence ATGAGCGCAACCCCCGGCCCGCTCGCGGGCGTCAAGGTGCTCGAACTCGGCACGCTGATCGCCGGCCCGTTCGCCGCGCGCCTGCTCGCCGAGTTCGGCGCGCAAGTCATCAAGATCGAAGATCCGAACGGCGGCGATCCGCTGCGCAAGTGGCGCAAGCTGTATCCGGAGGCGGGCGGCACGTCGCTGTGGTGGGCGGTGCAGGCGCGCAACAAGAAATCGGTGACGATCAACCTGAAGTCCGACGAGGGCAAGGAGATCGTGCGCCGCTTGGCGCGCGACGCCGACATCGTCGTCGAGAACTTCCGCCCCGGCTTGCTCGAGAAACTCGGCCTCGGCTACGACGTGCTGTCGGCCGGCAATCCGGGCCTCGTGATGGTGCGCCTGTCCGGCTACGGGCAGACGGGCCCGTACCGCGACCGTCCCGGCTTCGGCGCGATCGCCGAATCGATGGGCGGGCTGCGCCACATCACGGGCTACCCCGAGCTGCCGCCGCCGCGCATCGGCATTTCGATCGGCGATTCGATCGCGGCGCTGCACGGCGTGATCGGCGCGCTGATGGCGCTGCATCATCGCAACGTGAACGGCGGCGCGGGACAGGTTGTCGACGTCGCGCTGTACGAGGCCGTCTTCAACATGATGGAAAGCGTCGTGCCCGAGTACGGCGTCTACGGGCTCGTGCGCGAGCGCACGGGCGCGTCGCTGCCGGGCATCGTGCCGTCGAACACGTATCCGTGCCGCGATGGCAGCGTCGTGATCGGCGGCAACAGCGATCCGATCTTCAAGCGCCTGATGAAGGCGATCGGGCGCGACGATCTCGCCGACGACCCGGCGCTCGCGCACAACGACGGCCGTGTGCCGCGCACGCAGGAGATCGACGCGGCGCTCGCCGAATGGCTCGCCGGGCGCACGATCGACGACGCGCTCGCGGTGCTGAACGCGGCTGACGTGCCGGCGTCGCGCATCTACAGCGTCGCCGACATGTTCGCCGATCCTCAATTCGTCGCGCGCCAGATGATCCAGCGTTTCAAACTCGCCGACGGCGCGGAGATCCCGCTGCCGAGCGTGACGCCGAAGCTGTCCGACACGCCGGGCGAAACGCGCTGGCTCGGCCCGGCGCTCGGCGAGCATACGGACGAGGTGCTCGGCGCGCTCGGCTACGACGCGCAGGCGATCGCCGCGCTGCGCGAGAAGCGCGCGATCTGA
- the surE gene encoding 5'/3'-nucleotidase SurE → MRILLSNDDGYLAPGLAALYEALCPLAEIVVMAPEQNCSGASNSLTLSRPLSVSRSAATGFYYVNGTPTDSVHVALTGMLDAKPDLVVSGINNGQNMGDDTLYSGTVAAATEGIMFGVPAIAFSLVHKEWAHLDDAARVAAEIVRHYLDHPLPGPPLLNVNIPNLPYDELKGWRVTRLGKRHPSQPVIRQTNPRGEPIYWIGATGDALDASEGTDFHAAASGYVSITPLQLDLTHTQMLAATRDWARAGSGAS, encoded by the coding sequence ATGCGAATACTACTCAGCAACGACGACGGATATCTCGCGCCCGGCCTCGCCGCGCTGTACGAAGCGCTGTGCCCGCTCGCCGAGATCGTCGTGATGGCGCCCGAGCAGAATTGCAGCGGCGCGTCGAACTCGCTCACGCTGTCGCGTCCGCTCTCGGTGTCGCGCTCGGCGGCCACGGGTTTCTACTACGTGAACGGCACGCCGACCGATTCGGTGCACGTCGCGCTGACGGGCATGCTCGACGCGAAGCCGGACCTCGTCGTGTCGGGGATCAACAACGGCCAGAACATGGGCGACGACACGCTGTATTCCGGCACGGTCGCCGCCGCGACGGAAGGCATCATGTTCGGCGTGCCGGCGATCGCGTTCTCGCTCGTTCACAAGGAATGGGCGCACCTCGACGACGCGGCGCGCGTCGCGGCGGAGATCGTGCGTCATTACCTCGACCATCCGCTGCCCGGCCCGCCGCTCCTGAACGTCAATATTCCGAACCTGCCATACGACGAGCTGAAGGGCTGGCGCGTGACGCGGCTCGGCAAGCGCCATCCGTCGCAGCCGGTGATTCGCCAAACCAATCCGCGCGGCGAGCCGATCTACTGGATCGGTGCGACGGGCGACGCGCTCGATGCGAGCGAGGGCACCGATTTTCACGCGGCCGCGTCGGGCTACGTGTCGATCACGCCGCTGCAGCTCGATCTCACGCACACGCAGATGCTCGCAGCCACGCGCGATTGGGCGCGTGCCGGGAGCGGCGCTTCATGA
- a CDS encoding protein-L-isoaspartate(D-aspartate) O-methyltransferase, producing the protein MSGERAKRFPLALEDLKREPRKPEGRAAERQAAGDAARQRLTAAAAAAPAAASPIVSGRRAPRAAGASGSGGSVSKSVRAKQHAPAMPGVAKGALSAGTKNGDKGAAPNVALSSALSLTSERVRERMVERLLANGVSDPRVLAAMSAVPRHMFVDPGLAAQAYEDAALPIGHQQTISKPSVVARMIELAAAGRTLERVLEIGTGCGYQAAVLSRVARDVYSIERVKPLYERAKLNLRPLRVPNIRLHYGDGRVGLPAAAPFDAIVIAAAGLDVPRALLEQLAIGGRLVAPVGEQAGEQVLTLVERVAPAQWRESRLDRVFFVPLKSGVI; encoded by the coding sequence ATGAGCGGCGAGCGCGCGAAGCGGTTTCCGCTCGCGCTCGAGGACCTGAAGCGCGAGCCGCGCAAGCCCGAGGGGCGCGCGGCCGAGCGCCAGGCGGCTGGCGACGCCGCCCGCCAGCGCCTCACCGCGGCGGCGGCAGCCGCGCCCGCAGCCGCTTCCCCGATCGTGTCCGGGCGCCGCGCGCCACGCGCGGCCGGCGCGTCGGGTAGCGGCGGGTCCGTTTCGAAATCCGTGCGCGCGAAGCAGCATGCGCCCGCGATGCCCGGCGTCGCGAAGGGCGCGTTGTCCGCCGGCACGAAGAACGGCGACAAGGGCGCTGCGCCGAACGTCGCGTTGAGCAGCGCGCTCTCGCTGACTTCGGAACGGGTGCGCGAGCGCATGGTCGAACGGCTGCTGGCAAACGGCGTGAGCGATCCGCGCGTGCTTGCAGCGATGTCGGCCGTGCCGCGCCACATGTTCGTCGATCCCGGGCTCGCGGCCCAGGCGTACGAGGATGCCGCGCTGCCGATCGGCCATCAGCAGACGATCTCGAAGCCGTCGGTCGTCGCACGAATGATCGAGCTCGCGGCGGCGGGCCGCACGCTCGAGCGCGTGCTCGAAATCGGCACCGGCTGCGGCTATCAGGCCGCGGTGCTGAGCCGCGTCGCGCGCGACGTGTATTCGATCGAACGCGTGAAGCCGCTCTACGAGCGCGCGAAACTGAATTTGCGGCCGCTGCGCGTGCCGAACATCCGCCTGCACTACGGCGACGGACGCGTGGGCCTGCCCGCCGCGGCGCCGTTCGACGCGATCGTGATCGCGGCGGCGGGGCTCGACGTGCCGCGGGCGCTGTTGGAACAATTGGCGATCGGCGGCAGGCTAGTCGCGCCTGTCGGAGAGCAGGCGGGCGAGCAGGTGCTGACGCTCGTGGAGCGTGTCGCACCCGCGCAGTGGCGCGAGTCGCGGCTTGATCGCGTTTTCTTTGTCCCTTTAAAATCCGGAGTGATTTGA
- a CDS encoding peptidoglycan DD-metalloendopeptidase family protein — protein sequence MLRAMQNNRSKVPLSLAQRAICMAAFTLLAACATRLDQAPVVDRSGSLGTTAAAQPPAPLPPAPPGYYRVKPGDTLYRIALENGQNYRDIAAWNNLTNPNQIEVDQLLRVSPTAGGATAAAPVAGAAVTPPLSSGPSSGSAAVPPIYGSGSSASAAPTAPAATASTETGALAASSNVSFAWPVRGALLNTFDDSKNKGINIGGPAGEAVKAAADGRVVYAGNGLRGYGNLIIIKHDATYLTAYAHNRALMVKEGDAVTKGQKIAEMGNSDSDRVMLHFEVRRQGKPVDPLKYLPPQ from the coding sequence ATGCTGCGCGCGATGCAAAACAATCGTTCGAAGGTTCCGCTCTCGCTCGCTCAGCGCGCGATTTGCATGGCGGCGTTCACGCTGCTCGCCGCGTGCGCGACGCGGCTCGACCAGGCGCCCGTCGTCGACCGTTCCGGCTCGCTCGGCACGACCGCCGCCGCGCAGCCGCCCGCGCCGCTGCCGCCTGCGCCTCCGGGTTACTACCGGGTGAAGCCGGGCGACACGCTTTATCGGATCGCGCTCGAGAACGGCCAGAACTATCGCGACATCGCCGCGTGGAACAACCTGACGAACCCGAACCAGATCGAAGTCGATCAACTGCTGCGCGTGTCGCCGACCGCGGGCGGCGCGACGGCGGCCGCACCGGTCGCGGGCGCCGCGGTCACGCCGCCGCTGTCGAGCGGTCCGTCGAGCGGCTCCGCCGCGGTGCCGCCGATCTATGGCTCCGGTTCCAGCGCGAGCGCCGCGCCGACTGCGCCGGCCGCGACCGCGTCGACCGAAACGGGCGCGCTCGCCGCGAGCAGCAACGTGTCGTTTGCGTGGCCGGTGCGCGGCGCGCTGCTCAACACGTTCGACGATTCGAAGAACAAGGGGATCAACATCGGCGGCCCGGCCGGCGAGGCCGTGAAGGCCGCCGCGGATGGCCGCGTGGTATACGCGGGCAACGGGCTGCGAGGCTATGGCAACCTCATTATCATCAAGCACGACGCAACTTATCTCACGGCGTATGCACACAATCGCGCTTTGATGGTAAAAGAGGGGGACGCGGTGACGAAAGGCCAGAAGATCGCAGAGATGGGCAACAGCGATTCCGACCGCGTGATGCTGCATTTCGAGGTTCGCCGGCAGGGTAAACCTGTCGATCCGCTGAAGTATTTGCCGCCTCAATAA